Proteins co-encoded in one Sulfuricaulis limicola genomic window:
- the rnhA gene encoding ribonuclease HI — translation MDKVTIFTDGACRGNPGPGGWGAILFKDDHEKELYGAERETTNNRMELMAAIQALEALKRPCDVTLTTDSQYVKKGITEWLASWKRRGWKTADKKPVKNQDLWQRLDEAAHKHKIHWKWIKGHSGHEENERADQLANRAIEEMLS, via the coding sequence ATGGACAAAGTCACGATCTTCACTGACGGCGCCTGCCGCGGCAATCCCGGACCCGGGGGCTGGGGCGCGATCCTGTTCAAGGACGACCACGAGAAGGAACTCTACGGCGCCGAGCGCGAGACCACCAACAACCGCATGGAGCTCATGGCGGCGATCCAGGCGCTCGAAGCGTTGAAACGACCGTGCGATGTCACGCTCACTACCGACTCGCAGTATGTGAAAAAAGGCATCACCGAATGGCTCGCCAGCTGGAAGCGTCGCGGCTGGAAGACCGCGGACAAGAAGCCGGTGAAAAACCAGGACTTATGGCAGCGCCTCGACGAAGCCGCGCACAAGCACAAGATCCACTGGAAGTGGATCAAGGGGCATAGCGGGCATGAGGAGAATGAGAGGGCGGATCAATTGGCGAATCGGGCGATTGAGGAGATGTTGTCATAA
- the gloB gene encoding hydroxyacylglutathione hydrolase — protein sequence MTDVLHVRAFADNYIWLIRGKSQGHVAIVDPGDADPVLAALEKQRLTPAAILCTHHHGDHVGGVADILKHYSIPVYGPARERIPTLTHRLQDGDHINIAELGLEFDVLDVPGHTAGHIAFSGGGMLFCGDTLFSAGCGRLFEGTAEQMHASLSRFAALPEATRMYCGHEYTEANLRFALTVEPDNADTRAYRERAQALRKQNLPTLPSTIGLERRINPFLRSGVAGVRQAAEKQAGHALVSEVEVFAALRRWKDGFRG from the coding sequence ATGACCGATGTTTTACACGTCCGCGCCTTCGCCGACAACTATATATGGCTGATCCGCGGGAAATCGCAGGGCCATGTGGCCATCGTCGACCCCGGCGACGCCGATCCGGTGCTGGCAGCGCTGGAAAAACAGCGCCTCACGCCCGCCGCCATCCTGTGCACCCATCATCACGGCGATCATGTCGGCGGCGTGGCGGATATTCTCAAACATTACTCCATCCCGGTGTACGGCCCGGCGCGCGAGCGCATCCCGACCCTCACGCACCGGCTGCAGGATGGCGATCATATTAATATTGCCGAACTCGGCCTCGAATTCGACGTGCTCGACGTCCCGGGCCATACCGCCGGGCATATCGCCTTCTCCGGCGGCGGCATGCTGTTCTGCGGCGATACCCTGTTCTCCGCCGGCTGCGGGCGGCTGTTCGAGGGCACCGCCGAGCAGATGCACGCCTCACTGTCCCGTTTCGCGGCGCTGCCCGAGGCCACCCGCATGTACTGTGGACATGAATATACCGAGGCCAACCTGCGCTTCGCGCTCACGGTCGAGCCGGACAATGCCGACACCCGTGCCTATCGCGAGCGGGCGCAGGCGCTGCGGAAGCAAAATCTCCCCACTCTGCCCTCCACTATCGGCCTAGAGCGACGCATAAACCCGTTTTTGCGCTCCGGGGTGGCTGGAGTGCGCCAAGCCGCGGAAAAACAGGCGGGTCATGCCCTGGTTTCGGAGGTGGAAGTATTCGCGGCACTACGCCGATGGAAGGACGGTTTCAGGGGATGA
- a CDS encoding ABC transporter substrate-binding protein: protein MKCLGAMRIVLWLITLLFSAGATASWNNPYPASEAKANILYSAFRERPKTFDPARAYSSNEYLFIAQIYEPPFQYHYLKRPYTLVPLTAVSVPTPGYLDKQGRRLSSNAPAASIAYSVYEIRIRPGIYYQPHPAFARDAEGRYLYHALSPQDLARVYAIGDFPQTGTRELVASDYVYQIKRLAHPKVHSPILSVMNEYIVGIREYADTLKKEYEKIADGRDTGVYLDLTQFPFAGAEEVDRYTYRVKIHGKYPQLLYWMAMPFFAPMPPEVDRFFSQPGMAEKNLTLDWYPVGSGAYMLTVNNPNRQMVLERNPNYHEELYPAEGEPEDGPAGLLADAGKPLPFVDKVVFSLDKESIPRWNKFLQGYYDRSAVLPEGFDQAIRFTGEGDTEVSDTMKQKGIRLLTSVAASTYYLGFNMLDPVVGGYTERARKLRQAISIAVDFEEQISIFENGRGIAAQGPLAPGIFGYREGQAGINPYVYDWVDGKPRRKPIEYARQLLAQAGYPGGADPASGRPLSINYETPAIGPERKAQLDWMLKQFSKLGIQLVVRATDYNRFQEKMRKGDAQIYDWGWNADYPDPENFLFLLYGPNKKVGHDGENASNYDNPEFNRLFERMKNMESTPERARIIDQMLDIARRDSPWIWGMHPKNFLLEHAWMSNTKLHNMANNTLKYSRLDPEKRAELRLAWNRPVVWPMVVLLGTLMAGMVPAVLAYRRREREKRR, encoded by the coding sequence ATGAAATGCCTCGGCGCGATGCGGATAGTCTTGTGGCTGATTACCCTTCTTTTCTCCGCTGGCGCTACGGCCTCCTGGAACAATCCCTATCCGGCGTCGGAAGCAAAGGCGAACATCCTGTATTCCGCCTTCCGCGAGCGCCCCAAGACCTTCGATCCCGCGCGCGCCTACAGCTCCAACGAATATCTCTTCATCGCGCAGATCTACGAGCCTCCGTTCCAGTATCACTATCTCAAGCGGCCGTACACGCTGGTACCGCTCACCGCGGTGTCCGTGCCGACGCCAGGTTACCTCGACAAGCAGGGGCGGCGGCTGTCGTCGAACGCCCCGGCTGCCAGCATCGCCTACAGCGTGTATGAAATCCGCATCCGCCCCGGTATTTACTATCAACCGCACCCGGCGTTCGCGCGCGATGCCGAAGGCCGGTATCTGTACCATGCCCTGAGCCCGCAGGATCTCGCCAGGGTTTACGCCATTGGCGATTTCCCGCAGACCGGCACGCGCGAGCTGGTGGCCAGCGACTACGTGTACCAGATCAAGCGCCTGGCGCATCCCAAGGTGCATTCGCCGATCCTGAGCGTCATGAACGAGTACATCGTGGGCATCCGGGAATATGCCGACACGCTGAAAAAGGAGTACGAAAAAATCGCGGACGGGCGCGATACCGGTGTGTATCTCGATCTCACGCAATTTCCGTTCGCCGGTGCCGAGGAGGTGGATCGCTACACCTACCGCGTGAAAATTCACGGCAAATATCCGCAACTGCTGTACTGGATGGCGATGCCGTTTTTCGCTCCGATGCCGCCCGAAGTTGACCGGTTTTTCTCGCAGCCGGGCATGGCGGAGAAGAATCTCACGCTTGACTGGTATCCCGTCGGCAGCGGCGCCTACATGCTGACGGTCAACAACCCCAACCGCCAGATGGTGCTCGAGCGCAATCCCAATTACCACGAAGAACTTTACCCCGCCGAGGGCGAGCCGGAGGACGGCCCGGCCGGGTTGCTGGCCGACGCCGGCAAGCCCCTGCCTTTCGTCGACAAGGTCGTGTTCAGTCTCGACAAGGAAAGCATTCCGCGCTGGAACAAGTTCCTGCAGGGCTATTACGACCGCTCCGCGGTATTGCCGGAAGGTTTCGATCAGGCGATCCGTTTCACCGGCGAGGGTGACACCGAGGTCAGCGACACGATGAAGCAGAAGGGAATCCGCCTGCTGACCAGCGTCGCCGCCTCGACCTATTATCTTGGTTTCAACATGCTCGACCCGGTCGTCGGCGGTTACACCGAGCGCGCGCGCAAACTGCGTCAGGCGATTTCCATCGCCGTGGATTTCGAGGAACAGATTTCCATCTTCGAAAACGGTCGCGGCATCGCGGCGCAGGGACCGCTGGCGCCGGGCATTTTCGGGTACCGCGAGGGGCAGGCCGGCATCAATCCGTACGTGTACGACTGGGTGGATGGCAAGCCCCGGCGCAAGCCGATCGAATATGCCCGCCAGTTGCTGGCGCAGGCAGGTTATCCCGGCGGTGCGGACCCCGCGTCGGGCCGGCCGCTGTCGATCAATTATGAAACCCCGGCCATCGGACCGGAAAGAAAGGCCCAACTCGACTGGATGCTCAAGCAGTTCAGCAAGCTCGGCATCCAGCTGGTGGTGCGCGCCACCGATTACAACCGCTTCCAGGAGAAGATGCGCAAGGGCGACGCGCAGATCTACGACTGGGGCTGGAACGCGGATTACCCCGATCCGGAGAATTTTCTGTTCCTGCTTTACGGACCGAACAAGAAGGTCGGGCACGACGGCGAGAATGCCTCGAACTACGACAACCCGGAGTTCAACCGCCTGTTCGAGCGCATGAAAAACATGGAGAGCACGCCTGAGCGGGCGCGCATCATCGATCAGATGCTCGACATCGCGCGACGTGACTCTCCGTGGATCTGGGGCATGCACCCCAAGAATTTCCTGCTCGAGCATGCCTGGATGTCCAATACCAAGCTGCACAACATGGCCAACAATACGCTCAAATACAGCCGGCTCGATCCCGAAAAACGGGCGGAGCTGCGCCTGGCCTGGAACCGCCCGGTGGTCTGGCCCATGGTGGTGCTGCTGGGAACGCTGATGGCAGGCATGGTCCCGGCGGTGCTTGCCTACCGCAGAAGAGAGCGTGAGAAGCGCAGATGA
- a CDS encoding ABC transporter permease produces the protein MIGYIIRRLLYAIPILIGVNLLTFALFFFVNSPDDMARVHLGGKRVTPEAIVKWKEDHGYNKPMLYNGARPGTEKLTDTIFFKHSVSLFAFRFGRSDQGRDIGYDIYQRMWPSLAIALPVFLVGILVHVTFAMMLAFFRGSYLDTAGVVLCVVMMSISSLFYVIGGQYLISMLLRLVPISGYDSGFEAVKFLILPVMVGVVGGIGASTRLYRTFFLEEINKDYVRTARAKGLSELRVLFRHVLKNAMIPILTGVVVVIPLLFTGSLILESFFSIPGLGSYTIDAIHSQDFAIVRSMVFLGSVLYIAGLVLTDITYTLVDPRVRLE, from the coding sequence ATGATCGGATACATCATCCGCCGCCTGCTGTACGCCATCCCGATTCTGATCGGCGTGAACCTGCTCACCTTCGCGCTGTTTTTCTTCGTCAACAGCCCGGATGACATGGCGCGCGTGCATCTGGGCGGCAAGCGCGTCACGCCCGAGGCCATCGTCAAGTGGAAGGAAGACCACGGCTACAACAAGCCCATGCTGTACAACGGCGCCAGGCCCGGCACGGAAAAACTCACCGACACCATTTTTTTCAAACACTCGGTAAGTCTGTTCGCATTCCGTTTCGGCCGCTCCGATCAGGGCCGCGACATCGGCTACGACATCTATCAGCGCATGTGGCCGAGTCTCGCCATCGCCCTCCCGGTGTTTCTGGTCGGTATCCTGGTGCACGTGACTTTCGCCATGATGCTGGCATTCTTCCGCGGCAGCTATCTCGACACCGCCGGCGTGGTGCTGTGCGTCGTGATGATGTCCATTTCCTCGCTGTTTTACGTCATCGGCGGGCAGTATCTCATCAGCATGCTGTTGCGGCTGGTGCCGATCTCGGGTTATGACAGCGGATTCGAGGCCGTCAAATTCCTGATATTGCCCGTGATGGTCGGCGTGGTGGGCGGTATCGGCGCCAGCACGCGGCTGTATCGCACGTTTTTTCTGGAGGAGATCAACAAGGACTATGTGCGTACCGCGCGCGCCAAGGGCCTGTCCGAACTGCGCGTGCTGTTCCGTCACGTGCTCAAGAACGCCATGATCCCCATTCTCACCGGCGTGGTGGTGGTCATTCCGCTGCTTTTCACCGGCAGCCTCATCCTCGAATCGTTTTTCTCCATCCCCGGCCTCGGCAGCTATACCATCGACGCCATTCACTCGCAGGATTTCGCCATTGTGCGTTCCATGGTTTTCCTGGGCTCGGTGCTGTATATCGCCGGCCTGGTCCTGACGGACATCACTTACACGCTGGTGGATCCGCGCGTGCGACTGGAATAA
- a CDS encoding ABC transporter ATP-binding protein, translated as MRETLLQVENLKTWFDTPEGTVRAVDGIDFDIASGETLALLGESGCGKSVSALSLLQLVPEPAGRIAAGHARLRGQDVLALPERDMRAIRGRRMAMIFQEPQTSLNPVLTVGEQISEAIPQADKLSRQDKRTRVAELLKAVGIADAARRYDEYPFQLSGGMKQRVMIAMALATQPDLLIADEPTTALDVTIQAQILALLKELQKKTGMAMLLITHDLGVVAEMADRVAVMYAGQIVELAPRKKFFTDPQHPYSRKLFRSVPGRMQRGVALEVISGSVPSLRQEFRGCRFADRCDRVWDLCHKQLPVWIERDGRGVRCHLYDESVSAPAAPPVTRRKARKTAPEKAGKAGGPLLQVHDLKVHFPIRRGVFQRVVGQVKAVDGVSLDIARGRTLALVGESGCGKTTVGKGILQLVSPTGGRVRYDNRELTQLKGEELRALRRHFQIIFQDPYASLNPRMLVGEILEEGMRAQSIGAGRVERQEKIAKLLQQVGLPADARQRYPHEFSGGQRQRISIARALAVEPELIVCDEPTSALDVSVQAQVLNLLKHLQDELGLSYLFITHNLSVVEYLAHEVAVMYLGRIVERGPVDEVLENPKHPYTEALLSAVPVIDPREKRTIIRLQGDMPSPSNPPSGCHFHPRCPQAMDICRREYPATTPFGGAHEARCHLFTTEKKN; from the coding sequence ATGCGCGAAACACTGTTGCAGGTCGAAAACCTCAAAACCTGGTTCGACACGCCGGAAGGTACCGTGCGCGCGGTCGACGGGATCGACTTCGACATCGCTTCCGGCGAGACGCTCGCGCTGCTCGGTGAATCCGGCTGCGGCAAATCCGTCTCCGCGTTGTCGCTGCTGCAACTGGTGCCGGAGCCGGCGGGACGCATCGCCGCCGGGCACGCGCGGCTGCGCGGGCAGGATGTGCTGGCGCTGCCCGAGCGCGACATGCGCGCCATTCGCGGCAGGCGCATGGCCATGATCTTCCAGGAACCGCAGACGTCGCTCAATCCGGTGCTGACGGTGGGCGAGCAGATCAGCGAGGCGATTCCGCAGGCTGATAAGCTTTCGCGCCAGGACAAACGCACTCGCGTCGCCGAACTGCTCAAGGCAGTCGGCATTGCCGATGCCGCGCGACGCTACGATGAATATCCGTTCCAGCTTTCCGGCGGCATGAAGCAACGCGTCATGATCGCCATGGCGCTGGCCACGCAGCCTGACCTGCTGATCGCGGACGAGCCGACCACGGCGCTCGATGTCACGATCCAGGCGCAAATCCTGGCCCTGCTCAAGGAGCTGCAGAAAAAGACCGGCATGGCGATGCTGCTCATCACGCACGATCTCGGCGTGGTGGCCGAGATGGCGGACCGGGTGGCGGTGATGTATGCGGGCCAGATCGTCGAACTGGCGCCGCGCAAAAAGTTTTTCACCGATCCGCAGCATCCCTATTCGCGCAAGTTGTTCCGCTCCGTGCCGGGGCGGATGCAGCGCGGCGTCGCGCTCGAAGTGATCAGCGGCAGCGTGCCCTCACTGCGGCAGGAATTCCGCGGTTGCCGCTTCGCCGATCGCTGTGACCGGGTCTGGGATCTGTGTCACAAACAGTTGCCGGTCTGGATCGAGCGGGATGGCCGTGGCGTGCGCTGTCATTTGTACGACGAGTCGGTTTCCGCGCCGGCCGCACCGCCAGTAACACGTCGCAAAGCCCGTAAAACGGCGCCGGAGAAGGCCGGCAAGGCGGGCGGGCCACTGTTGCAGGTGCATGATCTCAAGGTGCATTTTCCGATCCGCAGGGGCGTGTTCCAGCGCGTCGTGGGTCAGGTGAAGGCGGTGGACGGGGTATCGCTCGACATTGCACGCGGGCGCACGCTGGCACTGGTAGGCGAGTCCGGTTGCGGCAAGACCACCGTCGGCAAGGGCATCCTGCAGCTGGTGTCGCCCACGGGCGGTCGGGTCCGGTACGACAATCGCGAGCTGACGCAACTGAAAGGCGAGGAGCTGCGCGCCTTGCGGCGCCACTTCCAGATCATCTTTCAGGACCCCTATGCCTCGCTCAACCCGCGCATGCTGGTGGGCGAGATCCTGGAGGAGGGTATGCGCGCCCAAAGCATCGGCGCCGGTCGTGTCGAGCGTCAGGAAAAAATCGCGAAGTTGCTGCAACAGGTGGGGCTGCCGGCAGATGCGCGCCAGCGGTACCCACACGAGTTCTCAGGCGGTCAGCGCCAGCGTATCAGCATTGCCCGGGCACTGGCGGTCGAGCCGGAGCTGATCGTGTGCGACGAGCCCACCAGCGCGCTCGACGTGTCGGTTCAGGCGCAGGTGCTGAACCTGCTCAAGCACCTGCAGGACGAGCTGGGGCTGAGTTATCTCTTTATCACGCACAACCTGTCGGTGGTGGAGTATCTGGCGCACGAGGTGGCAGTCATGTATCTCGGCCGCATCGTGGAGCGCGGGCCGGTGGACGAGGTGCTCGAAAACCCGAAACATCCCTACACCGAGGCGCTGCTGTCGGCGGTGCCGGTGATCGATCCCCGCGAGAAGCGCACCATCATCCGGCTGCAAGGCGACATGCCGTCACCCAGCAATCCGCCTTCGGGCTGTCATTTCCATCCACGCTGCCCGCAGGCGATGGATATCTGTCGCCGGGAATATCCCGCGACGACGCCGTTCGGCGGCGCGCACGAAGCGCGTTGCCACCTGTTTACGACGGAGAAGAAGAATTAA
- a CDS encoding cytochrome c oxidase assembly factor Coa1 family protein, translating into MENTSGQGKLAAVPAEIDRWNWGAFLLNWIWGIGNNTYIALLMFVPLVNIIMPFVLGAKGSVWAWRNKRWESVEQFKRIQKKWAIWGIIVIVFFICFFVAVFFFVSSALKSSDAYQLAYSRLEQSQEAVSVLGAPITTGMVQGNFQSSGPTGTAQLTVPVEGTKAKGMLYIDATKDMGAWRINRLELEIEGREARIDLSPK; encoded by the coding sequence ATGGAAAACACTTCGGGTCAAGGGAAATTGGCCGCAGTACCGGCCGAAATCGATCGTTGGAATTGGGGCGCGTTTTTATTGAACTGGATCTGGGGGATTGGCAACAACACCTATATTGCATTGCTGATGTTCGTCCCTCTGGTAAATATAATCATGCCATTCGTTTTGGGCGCCAAAGGGAGTGTCTGGGCATGGAGAAATAAGCGTTGGGAAAGCGTTGAGCAATTTAAGCGTATTCAGAAAAAATGGGCTATATGGGGCATTATTGTCATCGTCTTCTTCATCTGTTTTTTCGTGGCAGTTTTTTTCTTTGTGTCATCTGCCCTCAAAAGTTCTGATGCATATCAATTAGCTTATTCAAGGTTGGAGCAAAGTCAGGAAGCAGTATCGGTATTGGGCGCCCCGATCACCACGGGGATGGTGCAGGGTAACTTTCAATCTTCCGGGCCCACTGGGACTGCACAATTAACAGTTCCGGTCGAAGGTACGAAAGCCAAAGGCATGTTGTATATAGATGCCACTAAAGATATGGGTGCATGGCGTATTAATAGACTTGAGCTTGAAATAGAAGGACGTGAGGCAAGAATCGATCTCTCACCAAAATAG
- a CDS encoding transglycosylase SLT domain-containing protein, whose amino-acid sequence MDWKRSKNQVLSVVLLLATAGCATTSPETAQTAKDSAPVAAVPFVSENDSPAPVAATAAKPERSKPHATFDEQAASGNSDIWTRIRAGFSIPPLDSPLVEREAQWFANNPEYMARMMERAKLYLYYIVDEVDKRGMPMEIALLPAIESAYKANAYSRARASGLWQFIPSTGRLYGLKANWWYDGRRDVQASTQAALDYLEKLYNDFDGDWHLAISAYNAGEGRVMRAREQNRRKGKPDSYTDLKQLKAETRHYVPKLMAMVSIVADPAKYGVKLADIPNEPYFARVETGSQVDLGIVAKLVDLSVDDLQDINPGYRRWATDPNGPHHLLVPADKKEALIEGLNNLPEAERIQWQHHAVKRGETLHEIGRRYGLNIETLRTANNMRSNLLRVGQDLLIPISARPLTVAAVRTTYRSTASHGEAIIHRVRRGDTLSSIARRYNVMVRQLAKWNFMSVNGVLRMGQRLKIWPNGAPTAAIDNPTPNG is encoded by the coding sequence ATGGATTGGAAAAGAAGCAAGAATCAGGTCCTGTCCGTTGTTTTGCTGCTGGCCACCGCCGGATGCGCGACAACTTCCCCGGAGACCGCTCAGACCGCCAAGGATTCGGCGCCGGTCGCGGCTGTTCCATTCGTTTCTGAAAATGACTCACCCGCCCCGGTCGCGGCAACCGCTGCCAAGCCGGAGCGCAGCAAACCCCACGCCACTTTCGACGAGCAAGCAGCGAGCGGTAATTCCGATATCTGGACCAGAATCCGCGCCGGATTTTCCATTCCGCCGCTCGACAGCCCGCTGGTGGAGCGCGAGGCGCAATGGTTCGCCAACAACCCCGAATACATGGCGCGCATGATGGAGCGCGCCAAGCTCTATCTGTATTACATCGTGGACGAAGTGGACAAGCGCGGCATGCCGATGGAAATCGCGCTGCTGCCCGCCATCGAGAGCGCCTACAAGGCGAACGCCTACTCGCGCGCCCGTGCCTCGGGCCTGTGGCAATTCATTCCGTCCACCGGCCGCTTGTACGGCCTGAAGGCCAACTGGTGGTACGACGGCCGGCGCGACGTGCAGGCCTCCACGCAGGCGGCGCTGGATTATCTCGAAAAGCTCTACAACGATTTTGATGGTGATTGGCACCTTGCCATCTCGGCCTACAACGCCGGCGAAGGCCGCGTGATGCGCGCCCGCGAGCAAAACCGTCGCAAGGGCAAGCCGGACAGCTATACCGATCTGAAACAGCTCAAGGCCGAAACGCGGCATTACGTGCCCAAGCTCATGGCCATGGTCAGCATCGTCGCCGACCCGGCCAAATATGGCGTCAAGCTGGCCGATATCCCCAACGAGCCTTACTTCGCGCGCGTCGAGACCGGTTCCCAGGTGGACCTCGGCATCGTGGCCAAGCTCGTGGATCTGTCGGTGGACGACCTGCAGGATATCAACCCCGGCTATCGGCGCTGGGCCACGGACCCCAATGGACCGCATCACCTGCTGGTCCCGGCCGACAAGAAAGAGGCGTTGATCGAGGGGCTCAACAATCTGCCGGAAGCGGAAAGAATCCAGTGGCAACATCACGCGGTCAAACGCGGCGAGACCCTGCATGAGATCGGCCGGCGTTACGGGCTCAACATCGAGACGCTGCGCACCGCCAACAATATGCGCAGCAACCTGCTGCGTGTCGGACAAGACCTGCTGATCCCGATTTCAGCCCGTCCGCTCACAGTGGCGGCGGTGCGCACCACCTACCGCTCGACCGCCAGCCACGGCGAGGCCATCATTCACCGCGTGCGCCGGGGCGATACCCTGTCCAGCATCGCGCGGCGCTACAACGTGATGGTGCGTCAATTGGCCAAATGGAATTTCATGAGCGTGAACGGCGTCCTGCGCATGGGGCAGAGACTGAAAATCTGGCCCAACGGCGCGCCTACCGCCGCGATCGATAATCCTACCCCGAACGGTTAA
- a CDS encoding class I SAM-dependent methyltransferase, which yields MSERDSCSMQRQQLNQWFDSPLGRSLQAHEAHHLRAVLPNLYGTVAAQLGRIGDFDLMDACIAPTRILLDDQAEPGRCRVRSVPEELPLDTRSADVMILPHTLDFCDDPHQVLREVSRVLRPEGHVVILGFNPMSMWGLRRLVARRPRPAPWCGKFFRLARIKDWLALLDFETTHGMMLYYRPPLRNEGFMHRLHFLDKMGDRWWPMMAGVYLVVAKKRVVGVTPLPVSWKTKRTAASGAAQPAARGMILPFRKQ from the coding sequence ATGAGCGAGCGCGATTCCTGTTCCATGCAGCGCCAGCAACTCAACCAGTGGTTCGATTCGCCGCTCGGGCGGTCGCTGCAGGCGCACGAGGCGCATCATCTGCGCGCGGTGCTACCTAATCTTTACGGCACCGTGGCGGCCCAGCTCGGGCGCATCGGCGATTTCGACCTGATGGATGCCTGCATAGCCCCCACGCGCATCCTGCTCGACGACCAGGCCGAACCCGGCAGATGCCGGGTGCGCAGTGTCCCGGAAGAACTCCCGCTCGACACCAGGAGCGCCGACGTCATGATCCTGCCGCACACCCTCGATTTCTGCGACGACCCGCACCAGGTCTTGCGCGAGGTCAGCCGCGTGCTGCGCCCCGAAGGGCATGTCGTGATCCTGGGTTTCAATCCCATGAGCATGTGGGGACTCCGCCGCCTCGTCGCGCGCCGGCCGCGCCCCGCGCCGTGGTGCGGAAAATTCTTCCGCCTGGCGCGCATCAAGGACTGGCTGGCGCTGCTCGATTTCGAGACCACGCACGGCATGATGCTGTATTACCGTCCGCCGCTGCGAAACGAAGGTTTCATGCACCGCCTGCACTTCCTCGACAAGATGGGCGACCGCTGGTGGCCGATGATGGCGGGGGTGTATCTGGTGGTGGCGAAGAAGCGCGTCGTCGGCGTGACACCGCTGCCGGTGAGCTGGAAAACCAAACGCACCGCCGCCTCGGGCGCGGCCCAACCCGCCGCGCGCGGGATGATCCTGCCGTTCCGCAAACAATAA
- a CDS encoding ABC transporter permease, protein MSFQPAFLWTDVLIYVLLAALIAFGFYTARHEHLRVPWRQVARRPMAMAALVVLLAYVAVGLMDSIHYKPRLSGGADTESVYANEVLSLLDTLAKPLRSRTEKTYSAPFAMQAHTMETVEYPDGRHVREYPRLRHGGAHLPDPGERAGDIQSRAAAATLAGLVLWLLLVAGFLLLWHRRSEPWLQTLRRLLSGNGDFPWRTVLVTVGVLIVLTANAAYLSRYYHIFGTDQVGQDVFYKSIKSVRTGLVIGTLTTLVMLPFAALFGIMAGYFRGWVDDVIQYVYTTLSSIPGVLLIAAAILSLQVYIAAHPESFASATERADTRLLFLCLILGVTSWTGLCRLLRGETLKLREVDYIQAARALGASHLSVMVRHILPNVMHIILITVVLDFSGLVLAEAVLSYVGVGVDPTMDSWGNMIVSARLEMARDPLVWWSLAAAFVFMFALVLAANLFSDAVRDAFDPRLRK, encoded by the coding sequence ATGTCATTCCAACCCGCATTTCTCTGGACTGACGTATTGATCTACGTGCTGCTCGCGGCGTTGATCGCCTTCGGTTTCTATACCGCGCGCCACGAGCATCTGCGTGTGCCGTGGCGCCAGGTGGCGCGGCGCCCCATGGCCATGGCGGCGCTGGTCGTGTTGCTGGCTTATGTCGCCGTGGGGCTGATGGATTCGATTCACTACAAGCCGCGTCTGTCCGGCGGCGCGGATACCGAATCGGTCTACGCCAACGAAGTCCTGAGCCTGCTCGATACCCTCGCCAAACCATTGCGCAGCCGCACGGAGAAAACCTATTCCGCGCCGTTTGCCATGCAGGCGCACACCATGGAAACCGTGGAATACCCGGACGGCCGGCACGTGCGCGAGTATCCGCGCCTGCGTCACGGCGGCGCGCATTTGCCGGACCCCGGTGAACGCGCCGGCGATATCCAGTCGCGTGCGGCCGCCGCCACACTGGCAGGGCTTGTCCTGTGGCTGTTGCTGGTGGCCGGCTTCCTGCTGCTCTGGCACCGGCGCAGCGAACCCTGGTTGCAGACACTGCGTCGCTTGTTGAGCGGCAACGGCGATTTCCCCTGGCGCACCGTGCTGGTCACGGTTGGCGTTCTGATTGTTCTGACGGCGAATGCCGCGTACCTGTCGCGCTACTATCATATCTTCGGCACCGATCAGGTCGGGCAGGACGTGTTTTACAAATCCATCAAAAGCGTCCGCACCGGACTGGTGATCGGTACGCTGACCACACTGGTCATGCTGCCGTTCGCGGCGCTGTTCGGCATCATGGCCGGGTATTTCCGCGGCTGGGTGGATGACGTGATCCAGTACGTCTATACCACCCTGAGCTCGATTCCCGGTGTGCTCCTGATTGCCGCCGCCATCCTGAGCTTGCAGGTGTATATCGCAGCCCATCCCGAGTCGTTCGCCAGCGCCACCGAACGCGCCGATACCCGGCTCTTGTTCCTGTGTCTGATACTGGGCGTCACCAGCTGGACCGGCCTGTGCCGCCTGTTACGCGGCGAAACGCTGAAGCTGCGCGAGGTGGACTACATCCAGGCCGCGCGCGCCCTTGGCGCGAGCCACCTTTCCGTCATGGTGCGCCATATCCTGCCCAACGTGATGCACATCATTCTCATCACGGTGGTGCTGGATTTCAGCGGGCTGGTGCTGGCCGAGGCGGTGCTGTCCTACGTCGGCGTCGGCGTGGACCCGACCATGGACAGCTGGGGCAACATGATCGTCAGTGCGCGCCTGGAAATGGCGCGCGACCCGCTGGTGTGGTGGAGCCTGGCCGCCGCGTTCGTGTTCATGTTCGCGCTGGTGCTGGCGGCCAACCTGTTTTCCGACGCCGTGCGGGACGCCTTCGACCCGAGGCTGCGTAAATGA